The region ATGATCTTCTCAGGTGGCATCACCCTGCTCCTGAGCATTATCCTCTGGACCAGCTTCAATGTAGTCTTTTTCAAGAAAAATGTTACGGGTAATATCCAGTCCGATATTGCCATGCTTTCCGATACCGTACTGCTCAGTCTGCATCATGCAATGATGCTCGATTCCAAAGAATTCATACAAAATGACATCAATAATATCACCAGACAGGGCGATATCAAATCCATCAGGATTATCAATAAAAAAGGGCAGATAATCTACTCCAACGACCCTGACGAAATCGGCAATCTTATCGATGTCAAGAGCCCGCCCTGCTGGAATTGCCATAAGCAGGATAATCCACCCGACACAATGAGCCTGGAACAGCGAACCCGCTTTAAAACAGTAAACGGGAAAAAGTTCATGGGCATCATGACTCCTATTCCTAATTCAAAAGGGTGCGCTCCCGGACCCTGCCACGTTCACTCTGTTAATGAAAAGCTGCTCGGGCTGCTGGATCTTGAAATTTCAACAGAGAAAAAAAATTCCATACTGGCGACATTTGAAAAAGCTAATTTCGGCATAGCGATGATAGTTTTTATCGCCACATTCGGGGCGCTTTTCATCTTTGCTTATAACTTCATTTTCAAACCCATCAGCAGGCTGATAACCGCCACCCGGGAATTCGGTTCGGAGCAGGATTTTGTTGAGATTCAGCTTGACCAGACTGATGAAATCGGAACGCTCGCCGAAGCCTTTAATATGATGGGCAAGCAGGTGCAGGAAAAGCATCGCGATCTGCTGGAACAGAAAGAAGAATACCGCGACCTTTTCGACAATGTCCCTTGCCTTGTTTGTGTTGTTGATCTTAATTTTCGCGTCATCCGGCACAACAAAGCGTATGAAAAGCATTTCGGACTTCCCCGCGGCAGGCAGTGCTATCAGGTAAACAAGAATCGTGACTGCAAATGCGAGCAATGTCCGGTGGAAAGAACCTTTGATGATCTCACCCCGCACATGAGTGAAGAATCCGGCCTTTCCAAGACCGGCAAACCCATACACTGGATCGTCTATACATCTCCCATCAAAGACCGGGAAGGCAACATTGTAGCCGCAATGGAAATGATGCTTGATATTACCCGGCGTAAGGAACTGGAAGAAAGTCTCGCCGCTTCCGAACAACGCTATCATGCTATTTTTGATTCAATTCCGGAAGCCGTGTTCGTGCTCGATGCGGAGAATTTAAACATACTTAATTGTAATGATCCGGTGGAAGAAATATATGGCTACACCCGTAAAATGATTCTTGGAAATTCCTTCCTGACACTTTTCCGGGAAGAGGAACAAGCAGATTATGAACATCTGCTTAAGGTTAAGACGGAAATAGGTCCCTGTTCACAATTCACGAAAAGCGGAAAATCCATTTACGTAATCCTGCGAATCTCTCCAGCTGATTTTGACGGCAACCGGACCCTGATCATAACCTGCAGCGATGTGACCAAAAAACTTGAAGCTGAACAGCAACTGATTCAAGCCAGCAAGATGAGCACTCTAGGAGAAATGGCTTCCGGGGTGGCTCACGAATTGAACCAACCGCTTGCTATTCTCAAGACAATCAGCAACCTGCTTTTACGCAAAGCTTCCCGAGGCCAGCAGGTGGAGCCTAAAATATTGCACGAGATGGCCGAAGGCGTTGACACACACGTAAACCGGGCCAGCAAAATCATCGATCACATGCGTGAATTCGGCCGTAAGTCGGACATGAAAACCATGCCGGTACAAGTAAATGATGTACTGCGGCGTGGGTTCGATTTCTTTAGCAGACAGTTGACCCTGCGCAACATCTATGTGGAATGGAACCTGAACAGTCACCTGCCCATAATTATGGCCGATTCCAACCGTCTGGAACAGGTGGTCATTAACCTGCTGATAAATGCCCGTGACGCCATAGAAGAACGCTGGAAAGATGCTGTTCCCCTTGCCGAAGACAAAAAGATATACATTTCCACGGACTTCACAGAAAAAATAATCAGCATTGAGATTTGCGACACAGGGCCGGGGATTCCCGGACACATACAGACCAGACTTTTCGAGCCCTTTTTTACCACCAAAGACGTCGGCAAAGGGACAGGACTGGGGCTGTCCATCTCTTATGGGATAATAAAGGACTATAACGGAACCATCGTCGCATCCACCAAACCGGATCAGGGAGCCTGTTTTACCATCACTTTCCCGCGCGGGGATAAAACAGAGGACGACTAAAATGCGCAATCATGACGGGAGCACAAATCAACTTTTGATAAATGTGTGGATATATTGTGTTCTTGCAATGACTTACTCAGTCTTATAGCCATATCACTTTTAAGATTCCAAGCTTCTGCAGGAGTTTCAGCCCACGCGGCAATCCAACAGACAATACTTTCCTTTTCCATCCGCATTACCCAGAATTGCGGATCTTCGCTGGAAGTAGCGTATTCACTTTGTGAAGATACCTCTATAGCAATATCACGAACAAGCTCCATATCTGAGTCAAAAGCGACGCAAAACTCAAGATATGACCACAGCCGGGAATCATCCAGATTTAAATTTGTAAATTCTTTTGTCAGCATTCGACTGTTAGGGATAACATAACGTTTCCAGTCCCAAGTCTTAATCTTAGTATGGGTTATAGAAATATCTTCAACCGTTCCGTATTGCTTATCAATAATGAGAGTATCCCCTACTCTGATCTGGCTGGAAAAACTAATTACTATACCGCATATCAGATTTTCAACAAAAGGCTTTGCCGCAATACCTACAATAACAGTAGTTGTTGCCACAATCACAGACAGCATAGTGCTTGGTACATTACCGATAAAAGGCATAGTCACAGCAAAAGCCCAAATAATAGCAACGAAATATAAAAAGGCCCTTTGTATCACAGTAAAACGTGACCTGACGCCTTTAATTATTTTCCTCTCCTGATGCTTTGTTTCTTTTGCTGTAAAAATCTCTGTCGGCATAGGTGAGAGTGTTTCCGGATCTGTTATTACAAGGCCTTTAATACGGGAAACACGACCTTCCTTATAAGAAGAGACCCTTATATTCACCCAAAAATACAAAATAAAAGCGACAATAGTCACACCTATAATATAAACAAACAACTCAACATCTTGGAATATAAATAATTCTTGAAAATCCATGATAGTTTCCCGCAATTGAATCAGGACATGACCCTTATCCTGAAAATTTACATTTAATATCAACAAAACATATAAATTTAATACGCCCAAAAAAGCTGCGCAAGCATTAAGATAATGCCCTGAAATTGTCTACAACTACAATTACTAAATCCAATTAAGCAAATTACGGAAAATTAAATTTCAGAAAAACAGTATACTTGATTTTAATTTTGCACCTGATTAGAATTTATTATCAGTGTACTACCGTACATATAAAACATGCAAACATAGGTAGCCAATGCCCGTTTATAAAAAAATACTCTCACTCTTATTTATACCTATTATTTATATTTCGCTGAATATTCCGTGTGCTACACAGTCTTTCGCAGCAGAAGAAATCAATTACAGATATATTACCAACCGCATAAACAGCTTTAATGAATTTGAATCTGAAGGAAGAATCAACTTCATTCAACAACAGAATTTTCTTGAAAACTCGCAAGAAGACTTAACGGCATGGCAGCAGAAATTTCAGCAGCTGTCTATTTCCGAAAAATATTCTCAGACTTCACCAGTTCAACGAAAGAGGGTCAAGCTTCAGCTGGACAACTTAGGGCGAGATATACAAAGGCTGGCAAACGACCTCAAACAAGCCAAAGAAAACTGTAAATCGCGTCTGGAAATTTTGAATTCCTACATGAAAGCATGGAGTCCCGCTCCCAAGGATGTGCCGGATGAAATAAAATCAATGCATTCGCAAGGAATTATTAAACTTAGAGAACTCAAAAACAATTCTCAGAAACAACTGCTTAAGATTGATTACTCACTAAAACTTGTCACAAGGCTGCAGGAGCGCCTTAATGCTTTGGAGCAAGGAGAGAAGAACAACCTGTTTCAATTATGGTTTTCATGGGTAACAGACAGCTCCGACCCGATATTTACCCCTGTATATTGGAACCAGATTCTGCCGGGGAAATCATGGCTGAACATAAAGATCTCTGAACTTGAAATAGAAATAGAACTTTTCAGCAGACGCATGATTTCATTCTCGCTTCTTGTATTGGGCATTTTCATCACCTGTATTTTTCTGATTCGAGTGATGGACAAAAGCGATTATTTTCAAAACCGATCCAGAATTGAAAGGATTAAATCTCTGCGTCTACTGTCCGCATCCTGTTTTTTCTTCGCAGTCTACGCCTCACTTAAATGGATATACCCGGAATCAATGGATGCAGCTGCAATTCCGGCTTTCGGTGCGTTTTATTGGGCGGTTCTAAAACTATCCAAATTAATTTGCCGACAAAAAAACAAGCTCATAAGCGGAGAAGCGAGGGCTTCTTTACTTTTCGTCATAAGCGCCCTTCTCTTGGCGCAACAAGTGCCGGCAAGAACTACTTC is a window of Maridesulfovibrio sp. DNA encoding:
- a CDS encoding mechanosensitive ion channel domain-containing protein — encoded protein: MDFQELFIFQDVELFVYIIGVTIVAFILYFWVNIRVSSYKEGRVSRIKGLVITDPETLSPMPTEIFTAKETKHQERKIIKGVRSRFTVIQRAFLYFVAIIWAFAVTMPFIGNVPSTMLSVIVATTTVIVGIAAKPFVENLICGIVISFSSQIRVGDTLIIDKQYGTVEDISITHTKIKTWDWKRYVIPNSRMLTKEFTNLNLDDSRLWSYLEFCVAFDSDMELVRDIAIEVSSQSEYATSSEDPQFWVMRMEKESIVCWIAAWAETPAEAWNLKSDMAIRLSKSLQEHNISTHLSKVDLCSRHDCAF
- a CDS encoding PAS domain S-box protein, with translation MFNKYRHTLIMKMIFSGGITLLLSIILWTSFNVVFFKKNVTGNIQSDIAMLSDTVLLSLHHAMMLDSKEFIQNDINNITRQGDIKSIRIINKKGQIIYSNDPDEIGNLIDVKSPPCWNCHKQDNPPDTMSLEQRTRFKTVNGKKFMGIMTPIPNSKGCAPGPCHVHSVNEKLLGLLDLEISTEKKNSILATFEKANFGIAMIVFIATFGALFIFAYNFIFKPISRLITATREFGSEQDFVEIQLDQTDEIGTLAEAFNMMGKQVQEKHRDLLEQKEEYRDLFDNVPCLVCVVDLNFRVIRHNKAYEKHFGLPRGRQCYQVNKNRDCKCEQCPVERTFDDLTPHMSEESGLSKTGKPIHWIVYTSPIKDREGNIVAAMEMMLDITRRKELEESLAASEQRYHAIFDSIPEAVFVLDAENLNILNCNDPVEEIYGYTRKMILGNSFLTLFREEEQADYEHLLKVKTEIGPCSQFTKSGKSIYVILRISPADFDGNRTLIITCSDVTKKLEAEQQLIQASKMSTLGEMASGVAHELNQPLAILKTISNLLLRKASRGQQVEPKILHEMAEGVDTHVNRASKIIDHMREFGRKSDMKTMPVQVNDVLRRGFDFFSRQLTLRNIYVEWNLNSHLPIIMADSNRLEQVVINLLINARDAIEERWKDAVPLAEDKKIYISTDFTEKIISIEICDTGPGIPGHIQTRLFEPFFTTKDVGKGTGLGLSISYGIIKDYNGTIVASTKPDQGACFTITFPRGDKTEDD